The Actinomycetota bacterium genomic interval CCAGGGTGAACACGAGCCCGGCATTCGCGCGGGTGAGCCGCTTCCGCCCAACATGAGGACTCCGGGCCTGAGGACTCCGGGCCTGAGGACTCCGGCCGAAGGGTCAGCCGAAGTCGAGAACCAGCTGGGGTCGGCCGGCGGGCGTCGGCTGCTCCTTCGACGACACCTGGATCGCGTCGGCGCCTTGCGTCGACAGCACCAGGGTGGCCGCCGCGCCCAGCCGGGCCTGCAGCTGCGCCACGGACAGGTCGACCTGGTAGGTCGCATCGCTGCTGGTGCCGGCCGCCACGGAACCGATCGGCGACCCGGACACCGCGGGGCGGTTCTGGAAGGTCAGTCCGGACTCGGTCCACGCCGCTCCGTCCGTGACGCTGACCGAATGCTCGCTGGCCGATCCCGACCAGGTGCTGGCCGTCGTCGACAACCGCAGTATGGCGCCGCGCAACGCCGTACCCGCAGGTGCGTCGGGCAGGTCGAACCGGAGGTACGCCGCCTGCTCCGGAGCGCCGTCGGAGGACAAGCCCCATGCGTTGCCACGATTGGTCGTCGGTGCGGTGGAGTCGACCCACGCGTCGGCGGCCGGCGCCAGCGTCACGGTCACCGGCTCGACCGGTGGCTCCTCCACGACGGCCTCGACCTGCGCGGACGGTGCGCCGCGGTTGCCCGCGGGATCGGATGCGACCACCCGGTAGTACCAGGTCCCCGGTGGCACGTCGTCCTCGGTGCGGGAGGTGCCGGTCACCGTGGCGACCCGGGTCGCCGCCGAGGGAGCGAAGCCCGGCACCGCCGAACGGTGCACCTCGTAGCGGGCCACCGCCACGTTGTCGGTGGCTTCACTCCATGACAGCGCCGCCGCCGAGCCCGACACCGCGACCGACAGGCCGGTCGGGGCCGACGGTGCCTGCGTGTCCGGTGCGTCGAGTGCGTGGTGGGCCGCGATCGTGCCGGCGGAGAGCTGCGAGGCGTACACGGCGAACTCGTCCAGCTGCCCGTTGAACCAGCGGCTCCCGGCGTTCGGCCAGTTGTCCAGGTTGTCACCGCCGAGCCGCCAGTGGCCGCTGTAGGCCAGAGCCGAGGTGACCGCCGCGTTCTGCGCCACTAGTCGCCCGTCGACGTACAGCCGCTGGCCCGCGGCACCGAGGGTCGCGACGACGTGGTGCCACTGACCGTCGTTGTATGGCCGCGGGCTCGTCACCACGCGCGGGCCGCCGCTGGCGACGCCGAAGCTCAGCTGCCCGTTTCGCAGCATGTACACCTGCCGGTCGTTGCGGCTGGAGGTGCCCAGGGCGGAGTCGCCGAACCCGAGCAGCCGCCCACCGGTCCCGGCCGTGGTCTTGAACCACGCCTCGGCGCTGAACGTCTGCGGCCCGGGCATGACCTCGTCGCTGCCGACGACGCCGGCGGCCGTGGCGTTGGTCGCGACGGCGGGGCTCTGCGGGTCGACGTTCACCAGCGCCCCGGTCGTCCCGGTAGTGACACCGGTCCGGTAGGTGCCCCAGGAACCGACAAGGCTCGTCGCCCGGGTGGCGCCCGCGGCGTCGTCGAGCCGCCAGTAGAGGCCGGCGCCGTCGTTCAGGATCCGGTTGGCATACGGGCTGGCCGCGCCGGCCACCGACACCGACGCGGCCCAGGACCTCGGACTGGTCCGGCCGGAGGGGTCGGCGGCGCTCACCTGGTAGACCCAGGACTCACCCGGTTCGAGCCCGCTGTCGGTGAAGGCGAGCGTCGGTCGGTACCAGGGCTTCGAGTCGGCCTGGATGGTCCCGACCGGCTGCATCGAGCCCGTGTCGCGCCCGCGCAGGACCGTGTA includes:
- a CDS encoding LamG-like jellyroll fold domain-containing protein, which codes for TRYSYVTDLSVDEDTVYASANGEGGGVFDGRVAADPYTGELRWVDTCLGATWSIEVVGDLVYSGSHAHDCRNTAGGFPEIWNVPPPLVRRHNRLLAQLKGGEDAPTIQHWFPTTNGGIVGKLGPRDMAGTDDQLWVAGEFTTVNGRSQWGLTRFGLAPAAASHTPARPVQPSAVSVRPGEVRVSWPATEDFDDERLTYTVLRGRDTGSMQPVGTIQADSKPWYRPTLAFTDSGLEPGESWVYQVSAADPSGRTSPRSWAASVSVAGAASPYANRILNDGAGLYWRLDDAAGATRATSLVGSWGTYRTGVTTGTTGALVNVDPQSPAVATNATAAGVVGSDEVMPGPQTFSAEAWFKTTAGTGGRLLGFGDSALGTSSRNDRQVYMLRNGQLSFGVASGGPRVVTSPRPYNDGQWHHVVATLGAAGQRLYVDGRLVAQNAAVTSALAYSGHWRLGGDNLDNWPNAGSRWFNGQLDEFAVYASQLSAGTIAAHHALDAPDTQAPSAPTGLSVAVSGSAAALSWSEATDNVAVARYEVHRSAVPGFAPSAATRVATVTGTSRTEDDVPPGTWYYRVVASDPAGNRGAPSAQVEAVVEEPPVEPVTVTLAPAADAWVDSTAPTTNRGNAWGLSSDGAPEQAAYLRFDLPDAPAGTALRGAILRLSTTASTWSGSASEHSVSVTDGAAWTESGLTFQNRPAVSGSPIGSVAAGTSSDATYQVDLSVAQLQARLGAAATLVLSTQGADAIQVSSKEQPTPAGRPQLVLDFG